ATAAGACAGTCATTTTCTTGGGGGTAGGTTTTGAAACCACTGTTCCGGCTGCCGCTTTATGCCTGGAAGAAGTGGTGAGAAAAAACCTGAAAAATTTTTTGCTTTACTCTGCTCATAAGGTGGTCCCACCGGCCTTGGAAACTCTTTTACAGGACCCGGAGGTTAAAATCGATGGTTTTCTTCTACCCGGTCATGTTTGTACTATTCTTGGCAGAAAAACCTTTGAGTTTTTAAGTCAAAAATATAATGTACCTGCCGTTATTGGCGGGTTTGAGCCAGTTGATATTCTGGCGGCCCTTGAAGCACTGGTTGACATGGTTGCGGCAGGAAAGGCCCAAGTCCTTAACAGGTATTCCCGGGCGGTCCGGGAGGAGGGCAACCCTTTGGCCCGGGCGGTTGTGCAGAAGTATTTTGACCTGGTGGATGTTAGGTGGCGAGGTATAGGTATTATACCCCGTAGCGGGCTGAAGCTCAAACCAGAATATGCCCGCTATGATGCCGAACAACAGTACCCCATTGAAGAATCTACTGTTGAAGCGGTGCCAGGTTGTTCATGTGGTGAGATCTTGAAGGGAAAAATGGAACCCCCTGAGTGTCCTCTTTTTGCATACATTTGTACGCCTTTAAAGCCGGTTGGACCTTGCATGGTCTCAAGTGAAGGAGCTTGTGCCGCCTATTATAAGTACGAACGGAAGGGGGAGTAATAATTGATAGAAGATAAAATCCTTTTAGCCCATGGTGACGGTGGCCTTTTAACTCACGAGTTGATTAACGACCTGTTTTTACGACATTTCGAAAATCCAATTTTAAAAACTTTGAATGATGCAGCCGCCTTGCCTTTTGAAATTGAAAAAGGCCAGCTGGTAGTGACTACTGATTCCTTTGTCATCAAACCGATCTTTTTCCCTGGTGGCGATATCGGTAAGCTAGCAGTCTGTGGTACAGTAAACGACTTGGCAGTTAGCGGGGCTGTACCCCATTTTCTTACGGCTTCTTTTATTTTGGAAGAAGGTTTGCCCTTAGCTGACCTGGAAAAAATCCTTGCTTCTATGGCTAAGGCAGCCCGGATGGCCGGGGTTACTATTGTTGCTGGAGATACTAAAGTAGTGGAACGGGGTAATGCCGATAAAATCTTTGTTAATACGACAGGGGTCGGTTTGGTGCCGGAAGGCGTTGAGCTTGGCTACCATAGAGTTGAAGAAGGGGACATGGTAATCATCAATGGTAATATTGGTGAGCACGGTTTGGCAGTGGTGTCCCGACGGGAAGGCCTGGAGTTTGAAAGCGATATAATAAGCGACTGTACTTGTCTAAACTCGATCACTCAGGATTTACTATTTCAATATAAGGGTATTAAGCTTATGCGTGATCCCACCCGGGGTGGGGTGGCGACCACAGTGAAGGAAATTGCCCTGGCTACTAATAAAGATATATTTCTCTTTGAAGATCGTATTCCCATAAGCGATGAGGTTCGGTGGGCGGCGGAAATGCTCGGATTGGATGCCCTTTATTTAGCTAATGAAGGAAAATTTATAGCAGTTGTTTCACCTCAGGAAGCGCCAGACATCGTAGCGGCCCTGCGCAGGCTGCCCCAGGGCCAACAGGCCAGTATCATTGGAGAGGTTAAGAAAGGCCAGGGTAATGTTTTTTTAAAAACTTCTCTAGGTGCAACAAAATTGATAGATATGTTAGCAGGCGAACAACTACCGCGCATTTGCTAAAAAT
This genomic interval from Clostridia bacterium contains the following:
- the hypE gene encoding hydrogenase expression/formation protein HypE, with the translated sequence MIEDKILLAHGDGGLLTHELINDLFLRHFENPILKTLNDAAALPFEIEKGQLVVTTDSFVIKPIFFPGGDIGKLAVCGTVNDLAVSGAVPHFLTASFILEEGLPLADLEKILASMAKAARMAGVTIVAGDTKVVERGNADKIFVNTTGVGLVPEGVELGYHRVEEGDMVIINGNIGEHGLAVVSRREGLEFESDIISDCTCLNSITQDLLFQYKGIKLMRDPTRGGVATTVKEIALATNKDIFLFEDRIPISDEVRWAAEMLGLDALYLANEGKFIAVVSPQEAPDIVAALRRLPQGQQASIIGEVKKGQGNVFLKTSLGATKLIDMLAGEQLPRIC
- the hypD gene encoding hydrogenase formation protein HypD, translating into VTTFGDMMRVPGSRSSLVQERANGDVRVVYSALDAVAIAEANPDKTVIFLGVGFETTVPAAALCLEEVVRKNLKNFLLYSAHKVVPPALETLLQDPEVKIDGFLLPGHVCTILGRKTFEFLSQKYNVPAVIGGFEPVDILAALEALVDMVAAGKAQVLNRYSRAVREEGNPLARAVVQKYFDLVDVRWRGIGIIPRSGLKLKPEYARYDAEQQYPIEESTVEAVPGCSCGEILKGKMEPPECPLFAYICTPLKPVGPCMVSSEGACAAYYKYERKGE